Proteins found in one Erythrobacter sp. 3-20A1M genomic segment:
- a CDS encoding superoxide dismutase family protein, with amino-acid sequence MATRNPRKSFRGEAFHANVFGALLLAAGALSLSACATPTVGDLPIEQLASARLISATGAPGGTVQLMGSGNTITVALVATGLTPGMHGFHLHQTGSCTPPDFTSAGGHLNPYDRHHGLENPTGPHLGDMPNLEVGPSGTVSTTVDLRGMQTELMKILFDADGTAVVIHSGADDYRTDPAGDAGSRVACGVLERA; translated from the coding sequence ATGGCGACCCGAAACCCTCGCAAATCTTTCCGCGGCGAAGCCTTCCACGCCAATGTGTTCGGCGCGCTCCTTCTCGCCGCAGGCGCACTGAGTCTTTCCGCCTGCGCTACCCCGACAGTCGGCGATCTTCCGATCGAGCAGCTGGCCAGTGCCCGGCTCATCTCCGCGACAGGAGCTCCGGGCGGTACGGTCCAACTGATGGGCAGCGGAAACACGATTACGGTAGCCCTAGTGGCCACCGGACTCACTCCCGGGATGCATGGGTTCCACCTGCATCAAACCGGCTCGTGCACGCCGCCGGACTTCACGTCGGCCGGCGGCCATCTCAATCCCTACGACAGGCACCACGGGCTGGAGAATCCCACCGGCCCCCATCTGGGCGACATGCCCAATCTAGAGGTCGGTCCTTCGGGTACCGTCAGCACCACCGTCGATCTGCGCGGAATGCAGACAGAGTTGATGAAGATACTGTTCGACGCCGACGGTACCGCCGTCGTGATCCATTCGGGTGCCGACGACTACCGGACCGACCCGGCAGGGGACGCGGGAAGCCGCGTGGCGTGCGGAGTGCTTGAAAGGGCCTGA
- a CDS encoding MFS transporter has protein sequence MPNADEVPAAQPARDAGVPAYSWYALTVLLLVYVLNFVDRQILSILANDIKADLGVSDAYLGFLYGTAFAIFYALFGIPLGKLADSWHRVRLMSIGLALWSAMTTLSGLARTAPLLTAARVGVGVGEATASPSAYSLISDWFPARLRATALAIYSSGLYLGGGLSLLIGGLIVENWESAYPNGGPLNLAGWQAAFIIVGLPGLALALWVLTLKEPVRGLIDGMPSEPVEKPFRGFVDELLQIIPPLTILGAARRGVGALLVNVGAIVLFALLAIGLTNWLGSGPGAVVAQVSDQWLFLGVGYYAIFSWATALRSRDPVTFSLTWGSPAFMTTILGYGVVAFIAYATSYWGAPYAERAFAISKAEIGLLLGAPSAVAGFLGVIAGGRMADALYLRTPSGRLFVVLFGLIAPLPIIWTMFTTSSQTVFLIAAFAAQFCGASALGAAAAASQALVLPRMRGVATATFFLATTLVGLALGPYLAGLVSAKHGDDLATGMLSILAAAPVGLILLVVAIRLVPKAEATLQERARAAGEPI, from the coding sequence ATGCCGAATGCTGACGAAGTGCCCGCAGCTCAGCCTGCGCGCGATGCCGGTGTGCCTGCCTATAGCTGGTATGCGCTGACGGTCCTGCTGTTGGTCTATGTCCTCAATTTCGTCGACCGGCAGATCCTCTCGATCCTCGCCAACGACATCAAGGCGGATCTTGGCGTCAGCGATGCCTATCTCGGTTTCCTGTACGGAACCGCCTTTGCCATCTTCTACGCGCTGTTCGGCATACCTTTGGGCAAGTTGGCCGATAGCTGGCACCGGGTGCGCCTGATGTCGATCGGGCTGGCGCTGTGGTCGGCCATGACCACGCTGTCCGGCCTCGCACGCACGGCCCCGCTGTTGACCGCGGCGCGAGTCGGGGTCGGCGTGGGGGAGGCGACGGCGAGCCCTTCCGCCTATTCGCTCATTTCCGACTGGTTTCCGGCCCGATTGCGGGCGACCGCGCTCGCGATCTATTCCTCCGGCCTGTATCTCGGCGGCGGCCTTTCCCTGCTCATCGGCGGGTTGATCGTGGAGAACTGGGAATCGGCTTATCCCAACGGCGGCCCGCTGAACCTCGCCGGTTGGCAAGCGGCCTTCATCATCGTCGGCCTCCCGGGGCTCGCGCTGGCGCTATGGGTGCTGACGCTTAAGGAACCGGTTCGCGGCCTGATCGACGGCATGCCCAGCGAGCCGGTGGAGAAGCCCTTCCGCGGTTTCGTGGACGAACTGCTGCAGATCATTCCCCCGCTGACCATCCTCGGCGCGGCGCGGCGCGGTGTCGGCGCGCTGCTGGTGAATGTCGGCGCGATCGTCCTGTTTGCGCTGCTGGCGATAGGGCTCACGAATTGGCTCGGGTCGGGGCCCGGAGCGGTCGTCGCGCAGGTCTCGGACCAATGGCTGTTCCTCGGCGTCGGCTATTACGCCATCTTCAGCTGGGCCACCGCGCTGCGTTCGCGCGACCCGGTGACCTTCAGCCTGACTTGGGGTTCGCCCGCCTTCATGACCACCATTCTGGGTTACGGCGTCGTGGCGTTTATCGCCTATGCCACGTCCTATTGGGGGGCGCCCTATGCCGAGCGAGCTTTTGCAATCAGCAAGGCGGAGATCGGGCTGCTGCTGGGCGCGCCCAGCGCGGTGGCAGGCTTCCTGGGCGTCATCGCCGGCGGCAGAATGGCAGATGCACTCTATCTCCGGACCCCATCGGGCCGCTTGTTCGTGGTCCTCTTCGGCTTGATCGCGCCGCTGCCGATCATCTGGACGATGTTCACCACATCGAGCCAGACGGTGTTTCTCATCGCGGCGTTCGCCGCGCAGTTCTGCGGGGCAAGCGCACTGGGTGCGGCGGCGGCGGCGAGCCAGGCGCTGGTCCTGCCGCGGATGCGGGGGGTGGCCACGGCGACCTTCTTTCTCGCTACCACGCTGGTCGGCCTCGCGCTCGGTCCGTATCTCGCCGGTCTTGTTTCGGCCAAGCATGGGGATGATCTCGCCACCGGCATGCTGAGCATTCTCGCGGCTGCGCCGGTGGGACTGATCCTCCTGGTGGTCGCTATCCGCCTCGTGCCGAAAGCGGAAGCGACACTGCAGGAGCGGGCGAGGGCGGCGGGCGAACCGATCTAA